Proteins encoded by one window of Euzebya rosea:
- a CDS encoding protein kinase domain-containing protein: MADNQQRRTPSRAPSTSDLLAGRYVLEERVAVGGMAAVWRAHDEVLARTVAVKILHDDLARQDTIKERFRREAIAAAKLVHPAIVSLFDTGLDGELVYLVIEYIQGETLADLLEDGPMEVGEVARIGVRIAQALGHAHQRGIVHRDVKPANVLIGIDGGVKVTDFGIAKAADDPTLTATGRVMGTAAYVAPEQLRGEAVDGAADLYSLGLLLYEALTGQQAFAGDDPIAVAEARLSAAALRPRDLRSDVPRDLDLLVSELTQPDRARRLDDPVAIVERLRPFAAVHDAPAPLPAPVTEADDTSIRSEMRWLIPVGALLLLAGALVAVGIFGGVIEQDSVASLFAEEVTPTPVAADPEPDGDGEGSEDDAIESVPLTGLTAFDPQGDRGERDRFLANLTDGAPNTIWATERYNTADFGNLKTGVGFYGDLGGARTVQAVTLAVPTGGFDMEIRVAGRPSDDLDAWPVVATVTDVEEGDSVRIELEDQPQARYLMVWVTGNLQPFEGQFRAEIGEVRVQALAS, from the coding sequence GTGGCCGACAACCAGCAACGCCGAACACCAAGCCGGGCGCCCTCGACCTCCGATCTGCTCGCCGGTCGTTATGTGCTGGAGGAGCGGGTCGCGGTCGGCGGCATGGCGGCCGTGTGGCGTGCCCACGACGAGGTGCTGGCCCGGACCGTTGCCGTCAAGATCCTGCACGACGACCTGGCGCGGCAGGACACCATCAAGGAGCGGTTCCGCCGCGAGGCCATCGCCGCCGCCAAGCTGGTCCACCCGGCGATCGTGTCGCTGTTCGACACCGGCCTCGACGGTGAGCTGGTCTACCTGGTCATCGAGTACATCCAGGGCGAGACCCTCGCCGACCTGCTGGAGGACGGCCCGATGGAGGTGGGCGAGGTCGCGCGGATCGGCGTGCGGATCGCCCAGGCGCTGGGGCACGCCCACCAGCGCGGCATCGTGCACCGCGACGTCAAGCCCGCCAACGTCCTCATCGGGATCGACGGCGGTGTGAAGGTGACCGACTTCGGGATCGCCAAGGCCGCCGACGACCCCACCCTGACCGCCACTGGGCGGGTGATGGGCACCGCCGCCTACGTCGCACCCGAGCAGCTGCGGGGCGAGGCCGTCGACGGTGCCGCCGACCTGTACTCCCTCGGCCTGCTGCTGTACGAAGCACTGACCGGTCAGCAGGCGTTCGCCGGGGACGACCCGATCGCGGTGGCCGAGGCCCGGCTGTCTGCGGCGGCGCTGCGTCCCCGTGACCTGCGGTCCGACGTGCCCCGGGACCTGGACCTGCTGGTCAGCGAGCTGACGCAGCCCGACCGCGCCCGACGGCTGGACGACCCCGTCGCGATCGTCGAACGCCTTCGTCCCTTCGCGGCCGTGCACGATGCGCCGGCCCCCCTGCCCGCGCCCGTCACCGAGGCCGACGACACCTCCATCCGCAGCGAGATGCGCTGGCTGATCCCCGTCGGGGCCCTGCTGCTGCTCGCGGGGGCGCTCGTCGCCGTCGGCATCTTCGGCGGCGTCATCGAGCAGGACTCGGTCGCCTCCTTGTTCGCCGAGGAGGTGACCCCCACACCGGTCGCCGCTGACCCCGAGCCCGACGGGGACGGGGAGGGCAGCGAGGACGACGCGATCGAGTCGGTGCCCCTCACCGGCCTGACCGCGTTCGACCCGCAGGGGGACCGCGGCGAACGCGACCGGTTCCTCGCCAACCTCACCGACGGGGCGCCGAACACGATCTGGGCCACCGAGCGCTACAACACCGCCGACTTCGGCAACCTCAAGACCGGGGTGGGATTCTACGGCGACCTCGGCGGTGCCAGGACCGTTCAGGCGGTCACCCTCGCCGTCCCCACGGGCGGCTTCGACATGGAGATCCGGGTGGCCGGACGTCCCAGCGACGACCTCGACGCCTGGCCCGTCGTGGCGACGGTCACGGATGTCGAGGAGGGGGACTCGGTGCGCATCGAGCTCGAGGACCAGCCACAGGCGCGGTACCTGATGGTCTGGGTGACCGGCAACCTGCAGCCCTTCGAGGGGCAGTTCCGGGCAGAGATAGGTGAAGTCAGGGTGCAGGCACTGGCATCCTGA
- the murJ gene encoding murein biosynthesis integral membrane protein MurJ produces the protein MASRLGGSGKVAVGIFSSRVAGLAREIAVAAFLGNGAALDAFSAAMKIPNLMQNLLGEGVLSASFIPSYARLLAEDREEEAGRLAATVLSLLVALTGVLVVLGVLGAELLTDLLTPGVSGDRRDLTISLIRVVTPGIGLLVVSAWCLGVLNSHRRFFLSYVAPVVWNVTQIVALAVGGWFVFDAAVSTQGTSVINADARGLALVLGWATVAGAALQVGVQVPQIRRLSPDIRPRFTVDGPVREVISRFVPVLGARGVVQLSAFLDQLLASFLVVGAIGALRYGQVLYLLPISLFGMSVAAAELPAMSAATSADAEAAARAIRARLHRGLRRISYFVVPTAVAYVAAGDVVVGALLQRGEFSRANTLQVWAVLGGYAIGLLGATSARLLQSALYGLGDAKLPARASIVRVVVSSIIGVLLMFQLDRVGVGPDGLQVLGDLPAFGPLPPAVREAADLPRLGALGLTIGSGIAAWVEYWLLRDRLQRRVGAIHHAGGVLDQTLAGALAAVGVTVAGRFVIGDIPPLLEGMLVLPVAGVAYLLVTKQMGFPLARAVSGRPPARSAHGRRATGPGP, from the coding sequence GTGGCATCGCGCCTCGGCGGCTCGGGCAAGGTCGCCGTCGGCATCTTCTCCTCCCGCGTGGCCGGGCTCGCCCGCGAGATCGCGGTGGCGGCGTTCCTCGGCAACGGCGCGGCCCTCGACGCGTTCAGCGCCGCCATGAAGATCCCCAACCTCATGCAGAACCTGCTGGGGGAGGGGGTGCTGTCGGCGTCCTTCATCCCCTCCTACGCCCGGCTGCTGGCCGAGGACCGTGAGGAGGAGGCCGGACGACTGGCCGCCACCGTCCTGTCGTTGCTGGTGGCCCTGACCGGCGTGCTGGTCGTGCTCGGGGTGCTCGGCGCCGAGCTGCTGACCGACCTGCTGACCCCCGGCGTCAGCGGCGACCGCCGTGACCTGACGATCTCGTTGATCCGAGTCGTCACCCCCGGCATCGGTCTGCTGGTCGTCTCGGCCTGGTGCCTCGGTGTCCTCAACAGCCACCGGCGCTTCTTCCTGTCCTACGTGGCCCCCGTCGTGTGGAACGTCACCCAGATCGTGGCCCTCGCCGTCGGCGGCTGGTTCGTGTTCGACGCCGCCGTGTCGACCCAGGGGACCAGCGTCATCAACGCCGACGCCCGCGGCCTGGCGCTGGTGCTCGGCTGGGCAACCGTCGCGGGGGCCGCGCTGCAGGTGGGCGTGCAGGTCCCCCAGATCCGTCGGCTCTCGCCGGACATCCGTCCTCGGTTCACCGTCGACGGGCCCGTGCGGGAGGTCATCTCCCGGTTCGTGCCGGTCCTCGGCGCCCGCGGGGTGGTCCAGCTGAGCGCCTTCCTCGACCAGCTGCTGGCCAGCTTCCTCGTGGTCGGGGCCATCGGTGCGTTGCGCTACGGCCAGGTGCTGTACCTGCTGCCGATCAGCTTGTTCGGCATGAGCGTGGCCGCAGCCGAGCTGCCGGCCATGTCCGCGGCCACGTCGGCCGACGCCGAGGCCGCCGCCAGGGCCATCCGCGCCCGCCTGCACCGGGGCCTGCGTCGCATCAGCTACTTCGTCGTCCCCACCGCCGTCGCCTACGTCGCCGCGGGCGACGTCGTCGTGGGCGCGCTCCTGCAGCGGGGCGAGTTCAGCCGGGCCAACACCCTGCAGGTCTGGGCCGTGCTCGGCGGCTACGCCATCGGGTTGCTCGGCGCCACGTCCGCCCGGCTGCTGCAGTCCGCGCTGTACGGCCTGGGCGACGCCAAGCTGCCGGCGCGGGCCAGCATCGTCCGCGTCGTGGTCTCCAGCATCATCGGGGTCCTGCTGATGTTCCAGCTGGACCGTGTGGGCGTCGGCCCGGACGGCCTGCAGGTGCTCGGCGACCTGCCCGCGTTCGGCCCCCTCCCCCCTGCGGTTCGGGAGGCCGCCGACCTGCCGCGCCTGGGCGCGCTCGGCCTGACCATCGGTTCGGGCATCGCCGCATGGGTGGAGTACTGGTTGCTGCGGGACCGGCTGCAGCGTCGCGTCGGGGCCATCCATCATGCCGGCGGGGTGCTGGACCAGACGCTCGCCGGTGCGCTGGCAGCGGTCGGCGTCACCGTGGCCGGACGGTTCGTGATCGGCGACATCCCGCCCCTGCTGGAGGGGATGTTGGTCCTGCCGGTTGCCGGTGTGGCCTACCTGCTGGTCACCAAGCAGATGGGCTTCCCCCTGGCCCGGGCCGTCTCGGGACGTCCACCCGCCCGATCGGCCCATGGACGCCGGGCCACGGGTCCGGGCCCATGA